A single genomic interval of bacterium harbors:
- a CDS encoding RidA family protein: protein MGTRTAVFPSRPHALYAEHGYSPAVRSGDLLFVSGMVGAREDGSPEPDLRSQIRLAFDNLEGVLRAGGCTFDDVVDLTLFLIDPDRSAGPVLEALRSTFASEPKPNVTAVGVTWLAGFQFEIKVIARIPRR from the coding sequence ATGGGCACGCGCACGGCCGTCTTCCCGAGCCGCCCCCACGCGCTCTACGCGGAGCACGGCTACTCGCCGGCCGTCCGCTCCGGCGACCTGCTGTTCGTCTCCGGCATGGTCGGCGCCCGCGAGGACGGCTCACCCGAGCCCGATCTGCGCAGCCAGATCCGGCTGGCCTTCGACAACCTGGAAGGCGTCCTCCGCGCCGGCGGATGCACGTTCGACGACGTGGTCGACCTCACGCTCTTCCTCATAGACCCCGATCGGAGCGCCGGGCCCGTGCTCGAAGCCTTGCGCAGCACGTTCGCCTCGGAGCCGAAGCCGAACGTCACCGCCGTCGGCGTCACCTGGCTCGCGGGCTTCCAGTTCGAGATCAAGGTCATCGCCCGCATCCCGCGGCGATAG
- a CDS encoding molybdopterin-dependent oxidoreductase → MDAVTHYRTCPLCEATCGLAITTRGREVVDIRGDAADPFSRGYLCPKGPALKHLDADPDRLRQPLVKRDGRHVPVAWDEAFAEIERRLPPVVARHGRDGVGVYLGNPSAHHLVLMLYPRALLRVLGTRNVYSASTVDQMPKQISAGYMFGTALSIPVPDLDRTQYLLMLGADPLMSNGSLMTAPDVKERLRAIRARGGRIVVVDPRRSRTAAEATAHHFIRPGTDAFLLLGMLHVLFAEKLVRLGGVAEHVAGLAPIEAIAREFAPAEVAAVCGIDAATIAALARDLAAAPCAAVYGRVGTCQQEFGTVTSWLIDVLNVVTGNLDRSGGAMFTKAAVGAANTRGTPGRGKGLQVGRRRSRVGGLPEVLGELPVGALADEIETPGDGQIRAMITVAGNPVLSNPNGARLDRAFASLDFMLSLDIYLNETTRHADVILPGLSPLESPHYDLALWQLAIRNYANWSPPIFDPPADRPSDWEVILRLTGIVLGQGAGADTAALDAFVARQQVEQAIGATGSNVAGRDPDEIMAALAPRVGPARLLDLLVRTGPYGDGFGTNPDGLSLDLLEQHPHGVDLGPLAPRIPEMLRTPSGRIELAPEPILADLPRLRARLARGDDGMVLVGRRDLRSNNSWMHNVPNLVRGEARCTLWLHPDDAGRLGIARGTRARVRSKTGSVELPVEVTDAIMPGVVSIPHGWGHDAPGIAIRVAQEHAGVNSNLLADEAAFDPLSGNAVLNGIPVAVERVG, encoded by the coding sequence ATGGACGCCGTCACGCACTACCGCACCTGCCCGCTGTGCGAGGCCACGTGCGGGCTCGCGATCACGACCCGGGGACGCGAGGTCGTCGACATCCGCGGCGACGCCGCCGATCCGTTCAGCCGCGGCTACCTCTGCCCCAAGGGTCCGGCGCTGAAGCACCTCGACGCCGACCCCGACCGCCTGCGCCAGCCGCTCGTGAAGCGCGACGGCCGCCACGTGCCGGTGGCCTGGGACGAGGCCTTCGCCGAGATCGAGCGCCGCCTGCCGCCGGTCGTCGCGCGGCACGGGCGCGACGGGGTCGGCGTCTATCTCGGCAACCCCTCCGCGCATCATCTCGTGCTGATGCTGTACCCACGCGCGCTGCTGCGCGTGCTCGGCACGCGCAACGTCTACTCGGCCAGCACCGTCGACCAGATGCCGAAGCAGATCAGCGCCGGCTACATGTTCGGCACCGCGCTCTCGATCCCGGTGCCCGACCTCGACCGTACGCAGTACCTGCTCATGCTCGGCGCCGATCCGCTCATGTCGAACGGCAGCCTCATGACGGCGCCCGACGTGAAGGAGCGCCTGCGTGCCATCCGCGCGCGCGGCGGCCGCATCGTCGTCGTCGATCCGCGTCGCAGCCGCACCGCCGCCGAGGCGACGGCGCACCACTTCATCCGTCCCGGCACCGACGCGTTCCTGCTGCTCGGCATGCTGCACGTGCTGTTCGCCGAGAAGCTGGTCCGGCTCGGCGGCGTCGCCGAGCACGTCGCCGGGCTCGCGCCGATCGAAGCGATCGCGCGCGAGTTCGCGCCCGCCGAGGTGGCGGCCGTCTGCGGCATCGACGCGGCCACGATCGCGGCGCTCGCACGCGACCTCGCTGCGGCGCCGTGCGCGGCGGTCTACGGCCGCGTCGGCACCTGCCAGCAGGAGTTCGGGACGGTCACCAGCTGGCTCATCGACGTGCTGAACGTGGTCACCGGCAACCTCGACCGATCCGGCGGCGCGATGTTCACCAAGGCCGCGGTCGGTGCCGCGAACACACGCGGCACGCCCGGGCGCGGCAAGGGGCTCCAGGTCGGACGGCGGAGGAGCCGCGTCGGCGGCCTGCCCGAGGTGCTGGGCGAGCTCCCCGTCGGCGCGCTCGCGGACGAGATCGAAACCCCGGGCGACGGCCAGATCCGCGCCATGATCACCGTCGCCGGCAACCCCGTGCTCTCGAATCCGAACGGCGCGCGCCTCGACCGCGCCTTCGCGTCGCTCGACTTCATGCTCTCGCTCGACATCTACCTGAACGAGACCACGCGCCACGCCGACGTGATCCTGCCCGGCCTCTCGCCGCTCGAGTCGCCGCACTACGATCTCGCGCTCTGGCAGCTCGCGATCCGCAACTACGCCAACTGGTCGCCGCCGATCTTCGACCCGCCGGCCGATCGGCCGAGCGACTGGGAGGTGATCCTGCGCCTCACCGGCATCGTCCTCGGCCAGGGCGCTGGCGCCGACACCGCAGCGCTCGACGCCTTCGTCGCCCGCCAGCAGGTCGAGCAGGCGATCGGCGCGACGGGGTCGAACGTCGCCGGCCGCGACCCCGACGAGATCATGGCGGCGCTGGCGCCGCGCGTCGGCCCGGCGCGGCTCCTCGACCTGCTCGTCCGCACGGGCCCCTACGGCGACGGCTTCGGCACGAACCCCGACGGCCTCTCGCTCGACCTCCTCGAGCAGCACCCGCACGGCGTCGACCTGGGCCCGCTCGCCCCGCGCATCCCCGAGATGCTGCGCACGCCGTCGGGCCGCATCGAGCTGGCGCCCGAGCCGATCCTGGCCGATCTGCCGCGCCTGCGCGCGCGCCTCGCGCGCGGCGACGACGGCATGGTGCTCGTCGGCCGCCGCGATCTCCGCTCCAACAACTCCTGGATGCACAACGTCCCGAACCTCGTCCGCGGCGAGGCGCGCTGCACGCTGTGGCTCCATCCCGACGACGCCGGCCGCCTCGGCATCGCCCGCGGCACCCGCGCCCGCGTGCGCTCGAAGACCGGCAGCGTCGAGCTGCCCGTCGAGGTCACCGACGCGATCATGCCCGGCGTCGTCAGCATTCCGCACGGCTGGGGCCACGACGCCCCGGGCATCGCGATCCGCGTCGCGCAGGAGCACGCCGGCGTGAACTCGAACCTGCTCGCGGACGAAGCGGCCTTCGATCCGCTGTCGGGGAACGCGGTGCTGAACGGGATTCCGGTGGCGGTGGAGCGGGTGGGATAG
- a CDS encoding lysophospholipid acyltransferase family protein: MDGDRVRQALRFDGAWWRRLAEMGCVYGPEWWKRSAPPAIAALIYAIARGQREAVLANQLQVRGARRALREHWDAYCVFAELARSMTEGMEQWGPHPKPLTVTIHGQELVHAALAEGRGLVMLTGHFGSWEVGARLLSDLGRPAHLVTAHEPNPTVHEFLHQMRTRHGFNVIYSDRSLFTGLPVLHALRRHEIVGMQIEPWGPKRGSQVVDFFGRPTSFQLGPFAVARVARAPIVAVFALRTGIRRYELRIVGRFDPRTPAESVQALRDTVALYEDVVRQAPSQWLMFEPVWGGEAGTDAEGAAAPARAAGAGR, translated from the coding sequence ATGGACGGGGACCGGGTGCGACAGGCCCTGCGCTTCGACGGGGCCTGGTGGCGCCGCCTCGCGGAGATGGGCTGCGTCTATGGGCCCGAGTGGTGGAAGCGCAGCGCCCCGCCTGCCATCGCGGCGCTCATCTACGCGATCGCCCGCGGCCAGCGCGAAGCGGTGCTCGCAAACCAGCTCCAGGTGCGCGGCGCGCGCCGCGCGCTGCGCGAGCACTGGGACGCCTACTGCGTCTTCGCCGAGCTGGCGCGCTCCATGACCGAGGGCATGGAGCAGTGGGGCCCGCACCCGAAGCCGCTGACGGTCACGATCCACGGCCAGGAGCTGGTCCATGCCGCGCTCGCCGAAGGCCGCGGCCTCGTCATGCTGACGGGCCACTTCGGCTCGTGGGAGGTCGGCGCCCGCCTGCTGTCCGACCTCGGCCGCCCGGCGCACCTCGTCACCGCGCACGAGCCGAACCCGACCGTGCACGAGTTCCTGCACCAGATGCGCACGCGGCACGGCTTCAACGTCATCTACTCCGACCGCTCGCTCTTCACCGGCCTGCCGGTGCTGCACGCGCTCCGTCGCCACGAGATCGTCGGCATGCAGATCGAGCCGTGGGGGCCGAAGCGGGGGAGCCAGGTGGTCGACTTCTTCGGCCGGCCGACGAGCTTCCAGCTCGGCCCGTTCGCGGTGGCCCGCGTGGCGCGGGCGCCGATCGTGGCGGTGTTCGCGCTGCGCACGGGCATCCGGCGCTACGAGCTGCGCATCGTCGGGCGCTTCGATCCGCGCACGCCAGCGGAGAGCGTGCAGGCGCTGCGGGACACGGTCGCGCTCTACGAGGACGTCGTACGGCAGGCGCCGAGCCAGTGGCTCATGTTCGAGCCGGTCTGGGGCGGCGAGGCGGGAACCGACGCGGAGGGTGCGGCGGCCCCGGCGCGTGCGGCCGGCGCCGGACGCTAG
- a CDS encoding radical SAM protein produces the protein MRIFLISPSHHLPDGSLHKTTRYWTSGTTLPYLKALTPPEHEVRFADELMQDLDLEAVEQWADVVGLTAMGPQITRAYHLADRFRARGRKVVLGGTWVTLTPEDSLRHADAVVAGEAEYVWADVLADLAAGRSRGIYRAERWHDLRDVPAIDPWSLPLLKPDAFRASWLYRMYFYWPTFFSRGCPHPCEYCAVQTYYQRSYRTRPVEEFIDEIARMRTIGARRFLLMDDNPVARPEAAKEMLRALVPHKVQWVSQATINVARDPELLDLVARSGCRVLSIGFESLSEDSLAQVAKQFNRPSRFAEDIRKLRDAGIQVIALVMVGLDGDTLETFPKTLEWLDQNRISFLKLFTPAPYPGTKFHTDMEAAGRILDRDWGRYDYGSPIVRPQNMSTDEMLEGFQYVYRGFYSVRSMLRRFVPPPRKNLLESMAMLVANAKVHGYLRRNPEAWGTIS, from the coding sequence ATGCGCATCTTCCTGATCTCGCCGAGCCACCACCTGCCCGACGGCTCGCTCCACAAGACGACGCGCTACTGGACGAGCGGCACGACGCTCCCCTACCTGAAGGCGCTGACGCCCCCGGAGCACGAGGTCCGCTTCGCCGACGAGCTGATGCAGGACCTCGACCTCGAGGCGGTGGAGCAGTGGGCCGACGTCGTCGGCCTGACGGCCATGGGCCCGCAGATCACGCGGGCCTACCACCTGGCCGATCGCTTCCGCGCCCGCGGCAGGAAGGTCGTCCTCGGCGGCACCTGGGTCACGCTGACGCCGGAGGACTCGCTGCGCCACGCCGACGCCGTCGTCGCCGGCGAAGCCGAGTACGTCTGGGCCGACGTCCTCGCCGACCTCGCCGCCGGCCGCTCGCGCGGCATCTACCGCGCCGAGCGCTGGCACGATCTGCGCGACGTACCCGCGATCGACCCGTGGTCGCTGCCGCTGCTCAAGCCCGACGCCTTCCGCGCGAGCTGGCTCTACCGCATGTACTTCTATTGGCCGACGTTCTTCTCGCGCGGCTGTCCGCATCCCTGCGAGTACTGCGCCGTGCAGACGTACTACCAGCGCAGCTATCGCACCCGCCCGGTCGAGGAGTTCATCGACGAGATCGCCCGCATGCGCACCATCGGCGCGCGCCGCTTCCTCCTCATGGACGACAACCCCGTGGCGCGCCCCGAGGCGGCGAAGGAGATGCTGCGCGCGCTCGTCCCGCACAAGGTGCAGTGGGTGAGCCAGGCGACGATCAACGTCGCGCGCGACCCCGAGCTGCTGGACCTCGTCGCGCGCTCCGGCTGCCGCGTCCTCTCGATCGGCTTCGAGAGCCTCAGCGAGGACTCGCTCGCCCAGGTCGCGAAGCAGTTCAACCGCCCGTCCCGCTTCGCCGAGGACATCAGGAAGCTGCGCGACGCCGGCATCCAGGTGATCGCCCTGGTCATGGTCGGGCTCGACGGCGACACCCTCGAGACCTTCCCGAAGACGCTCGAGTGGCTCGACCAGAACCGCATCAGCTTCCTGAAGCTCTTCACGCCGGCGCCCTACCCCGGCACCAAGTTCCACACCGACATGGAGGCGGCCGGCCGCATCCTCGACCGCGACTGGGGACGCTACGACTACGGCAGCCCGATCGTCCGCCCGCAGAACATGTCGACGGACGAGATGCTGGAGGGCTTCCAGTACGTCTACCGCGGCTTCTACTCGGTGCGCAGCATGCTGCGCCGCTTCGTGCCGCCGCCGCGGAAGAACCTGCTGGAGTCGATGGCGATGCTGGTCGCCAACGCGAAGGTGCACGGGTACCTGCGACGGAACCCGGAGGCGTGGGGGACGATCTCGTGA